From one Salvelinus sp. IW2-2015 linkage group LG11, ASM291031v2, whole genome shotgun sequence genomic stretch:
- the cdc42 gene encoding cell division control protein 42 homolog isoform X1 produces MQTIKCVVVGDGAVGKTCLLISYTTNKFPSEYVPTVFDNYAVTVMIGGEPYTLGLFDTAGQEDYDRLRPLSYPQTDVFLVCFSVVSPSSFENVKEKWVPEITHHCPKTPFLLVGTQIDLRDDPSTIEKLAKNKQKPITPETAEKLARDLKAVKYVECSALTQKGLKNVFDEAILAALEPPEPKKKRKCVLL; encoded by the exons ATGCAGACGATCAAATGTGTTGTGGTGGGGGATGGAGCTGTGGGTAAAACCTGTCTGCTCATCTCCTACACCACAAACAAGTTCCCCTCTGAATACGTACCCACG GTGTTTGACAACTATGCTGTAACTGTAATGATAGGAGGGGAGCCCTACACCCTGGGGTTGTTTGACACTGCAG GTCAGGAGGACTATGACAGGTTACGGCCTCTGAGTTACCCCCAGACAGACGTCTTCCTCGTCTGTTTCTCCGTCGTATCCCCCTCTTCCTTCGAAAACGTAAAAGAAAAG tgggTTCCAGAGATAACCCATCACTGTCCAAAGACCCCGTTCCTGTTGGTGGGGACTCAGATAGATCTGCGAGACGACCCGTCCACCATAGAGAAGCTGGCCAAGAACAAGCAGAAGCCCATCACTCCTGAGACGGCAGAGAAACTGGCCAGAGACCTCAAGGCTGTCAAATACGTTGAGTGCTCAGCTCTCACGCAG AAAGGCCTAAAGAATGTGTTTGATGAGGCGATACTGGCTGCGCTGGAGCCTCCCGAGCCCAAGAAGAAACGCAAATGTGTGCTGCTATGA
- the cdc42 gene encoding cell division control protein 42 homolog isoform X2: MQTIKCVVVGDGAVGKTCLLISYTTNKFPSEYVPTVFDNYAVTVMIGGEPYTLGLFDTAGQEDYDRLRPLSYPQTDVFLVCFSVVSPSSFENVKEKWVPEITHHCPKTPFLLVGTQIDLRDDPSTIEKLAKNKQKPITPETAEKLARDLKAVKYVECSALTQRGLKNVFDEAILAALEPPETQRKRKCCIF, translated from the exons ATGCAGACGATCAAATGTGTTGTGGTGGGGGATGGAGCTGTGGGTAAAACCTGTCTGCTCATCTCCTACACCACAAACAAGTTCCCCTCTGAATACGTACCCACG GTGTTTGACAACTATGCTGTAACTGTAATGATAGGAGGGGAGCCCTACACCCTGGGGTTGTTTGACACTGCAG GTCAGGAGGACTATGACAGGTTACGGCCTCTGAGTTACCCCCAGACAGACGTCTTCCTCGTCTGTTTCTCCGTCGTATCCCCCTCTTCCTTCGAAAACGTAAAAGAAAAG tgggTTCCAGAGATAACCCATCACTGTCCAAAGACCCCGTTCCTGTTGGTGGGGACTCAGATAGATCTGCGAGACGACCCGTCCACCATAGAGAAGCTGGCCAAGAACAAGCAGAAGCCCATCACTCCTGAGACGGCAGAGAAACTGGCCAGAGACCTCAAGGCTGTCAAATACGTTGAGTGCTCAGCTCTCACGCAG CGAGGGCTGAAGAATGTATTTGATGAAGCTATCCTAGCCGCCCTAGAGCCACCAGAGACGCAAAGAAAGAGGAAGTGCTGTATATTCTAA